The following are from one region of the Polaribacter marinaquae genome:
- a CDS encoding serine hydrolase domain-containing protein — MKRTLLLLSVILIIAVIYNYPKLNILAGYSAKNTASSVYLGERTLEFTDTTDNNFSPVNLATDKVDPSLKSASSSAFGLLTRKAIYREGLGAVLTLNREDETATYLKPVRLKPDNTTAFPYGNAEQKDTVFENVNYDKVTNAVNNIFGKNDNSRAVVVVYKDQIIAEKYANGFTKDSRILGWSMTKSIMSTVYGILQHQNKIDIQDKAPIDSWQKDARKDITIHNLLQMNSGLEWDENYDEISDATKMLFLERDMTKMQEEKPFAGKPNATWNYSSGTSNLLSKILRKQFNTHQEYLDFWYTNFIDKIGMNSMIVETDLAGNYVASSYAWATARDWAKFGLLYLKNGNWNGEELFTKDWVDYATTPTPTSNGIYGAQFWLNTNGGYKDVPKNMYYADGYQGQRVYILPDEELVVVRFGLSGFQENKFLSEIISAVK, encoded by the coding sequence CTGAAACGAACCCTACTTTTATTATCAGTAATACTAATTATAGCGGTAATTTATAATTATCCGAAGTTGAATATTTTGGCAGGCTACTCAGCAAAAAATACAGCATCTTCTGTATATCTTGGTGAAAGAACTTTAGAGTTTACAGATACAACAGATAATAATTTTTCTCCTGTAAATTTGGCTACAGATAAAGTAGATCCATCTTTAAAATCTGCTTCGTCATCTGCTTTTGGTTTATTAACTAGAAAAGCAATTTATAGAGAAGGTTTAGGTGCCGTTTTAACATTAAATAGAGAGGATGAAACTGCTACTTATTTAAAACCGGTTCGTTTAAAACCTGATAATACAACTGCATTTCCTTATGGTAATGCAGAGCAAAAAGATACTGTTTTTGAAAATGTAAATTATGATAAAGTAACAAATGCTGTAAATAATATCTTCGGAAAAAACGATAATTCTAGAGCCGTGGTTGTTGTTTATAAAGATCAAATAATAGCAGAAAAATACGCTAATGGTTTTACAAAAGATTCAAGAATTTTAGGTTGGTCTATGACAAAGAGTATTATGAGCACTGTTTACGGTATTTTACAGCATCAAAATAAAATAGATATACAAGACAAAGCACCAATAGATTCTTGGCAAAAAGACGCTAGAAAAGACATTACGATTCATAATTTATTACAAATGAATTCTGGTTTAGAATGGGACGAGAATTATGATGAAATTTCTGATGCAACAAAAATGTTGTTTTTAGAAAGAGACATGACAAAAATGCAAGAAGAAAAACCTTTTGCAGGAAAACCAAATGCAACTTGGAATTATTCTTCTGGAACGTCTAATTTATTATCTAAAATTTTAAGAAAGCAATTTAATACACATCAAGAATATTTAGATTTTTGGTATACAAATTTTATAGATAAAATTGGTATGAATTCTATGATTGTGGAAACAGATTTAGCCGGAAATTACGTAGCTTCTTCATACGCTTGGGCAACAGCAAGAGATTGGGCAAAATTCGGGCTTTTATACCTTAAAAATGGAAATTGGAACGGAGAAGAATTGTTTACTAAAGATTGGGTAGATTATGCTACCACACCAACGCCAACATCAAACGGAATTTATGGTGCTCAATTTTGGTTAAACACAAATGGTGGTTACAAAGATGTGCCAAAAAACATGTATTATGCAGATGGTTATCAAGGGCAAAGAGTTTATATTTTACCAGATGAAGAATTGGTAGTTGTTCGTTTTGGGTTATCAGGATTTCAAGAAAATAAGTTTTTAAGCGAAATTATATCCGCAGTAAAATAA
- a CDS encoding cysteine desulfurase codes for MINVDKIREDFPILKRTVHGKPLVYFDNAATSQTPQVVIDTIVDYYSNYNANIHRGVHTLSQEATDKYEEARVKIQQHFNAKNTYEIILTSGTTHSINMIASGFSALLEKDDEIIVSALEHHSNIVPWQMLCEKTGAILKVIPMLEDGSLDIEAYHTIVNQKTKLVFCNHVSNALGTVNPIEEIIAKAHQFNAAVLIDGAQATPHIKPDVQALDVDFYVASAHKLCGPTGVGMLYGKEEWLEKLPPYQGGGEMIATVSFEKTTYAGLPHKFEAGTPNICGGIAFGTAIDYMNSVGFKNIANYEDELLKYGTEQLLKIEGLKIYGNTSNKTAVISFNVKEIHPYDIGAILDKLGIAVRTGHHCAQPIMDFYKIPGTVRASFSFYNTKEEIDVFVNGVKRAVRMLS; via the coding sequence ATGATAAATGTTGATAAAATTCGAGAAGACTTTCCAATTCTTAAAAGAACTGTACACGGAAAACCTTTAGTATATTTTGATAATGCAGCTACTTCACAAACACCACAAGTTGTAATAGATACTATTGTAGATTACTATAGTAACTATAATGCTAATATTCATAGAGGTGTGCATACTTTAAGTCAAGAAGCAACCGACAAATATGAAGAAGCAAGAGTTAAAATTCAGCAACATTTTAATGCAAAAAACACTTACGAGATTATATTAACTTCTGGTACAACACACAGTATTAATATGATTGCCTCTGGATTTTCTGCATTGTTAGAAAAAGATGATGAAATTATCGTTTCTGCTTTAGAACATCATTCTAATATTGTGCCATGGCAAATGTTATGCGAAAAAACAGGTGCTATCTTAAAGGTAATCCCGATGTTAGAAGACGGTTCTTTAGACATAGAAGCTTATCATACTATAGTAAACCAAAAAACAAAATTGGTTTTTTGTAACCATGTTTCTAATGCTTTAGGAACTGTAAATCCTATTGAAGAAATTATTGCCAAAGCACATCAATTTAATGCAGCTGTTTTAATTGACGGTGCACAAGCAACACCGCATATAAAACCAGATGTACAAGCTTTAGATGTTGATTTTTATGTAGCATCTGCTCATAAACTTTGTGGTCCGACAGGTGTTGGTATGTTGTATGGTAAAGAAGAATGGTTAGAGAAATTACCTCCGTATCAAGGTGGCGGAGAAATGATTGCTACAGTTTCTTTTGAAAAAACTACTTATGCTGGTTTACCTCATAAATTTGAGGCAGGTACACCAAACATTTGTGGTGGTATTGCTTTTGGAACCGCAATAGATTACATGAACTCTGTAGGTTTTAAAAATATAGCAAATTACGAAGATGAGCTGTTAAAATACGGAACAGAACAACTGTTAAAGATAGAAGGTTTAAAAATTTACGGAAACACTTCGAATAAAACGGCTGTAATCTCTTTTAACGTAAAAGAAATTCATCCTTATGATATTGGTGCAATTTTAGATAAACTTGGCATAGCGGTAAGAACTGGCCATCATTGTGCACAACCTATCATGGATTTTTATAAAATTCCGGGCACAGTTAGAGCTTCTTTTTCTTTTTACAATACAAAAGAAGAAATAGATGTTTTTGTTAACGGAGTAAAAAGAGCGGTTAGAATGCTTTCTTAA
- a CDS encoding zinc metalloprotease: protein MIKKGLLGLLIAAGTFMGCQENDPEVALDQQSKVDMSDFYVHTDEYEAKGTSKKQKQCYSMQVLNRQLNEIPGLYKKMYDVEYATRKFINAKGKPVKGGGSNGGGGNSSDVDVTPINDNLGIINIPVYVHIVYSNSNQNISNAQVTSQINVLNQDFRKANSDLNLPSGSTFENDATDAGIEFTLAGTFRYANSNTAWGTNNAVKSAYPPITPNTHLNIWVAEIGGGILGYAQFPGGNSATDGVVISPQYFGTTGYVSAPFNKGRTGTHEVGHYLNLRHIWGDGRCRQDDFVVDTPSSDGPNYGCPTFPTVNCKTTDMTMNYMDYTDDACMYMFTDGQRNRMRALFNNGGARASLIGN from the coding sequence ATGATTAAAAAAGGATTATTAGGATTATTAATTGCAGCAGGTACTTTTATGGGATGCCAAGAAAATGACCCAGAAGTAGCTTTAGACCAACAATCAAAAGTAGACATGAGTGACTTTTATGTTCATACAGACGAATATGAAGCAAAAGGTACTTCAAAAAAACAAAAACAATGCTACTCTATGCAAGTATTAAACAGGCAATTAAATGAAATACCTGGTCTATACAAAAAAATGTATGATGTAGAATACGCAACAAGAAAGTTTATAAACGCAAAAGGTAAACCTGTAAAAGGGGGCGGGTCTAATGGTGGCGGTGGAAATTCTTCAGATGTAGATGTTACACCTATCAATGATAATTTGGGCATTATAAACATTCCTGTGTATGTTCATATTGTTTACAGTAACTCAAATCAAAATATAAGTAATGCTCAAGTTACTTCTCAAATTAATGTTTTAAATCAAGATTTTAGAAAAGCAAATTCTGATTTAAATTTACCTTCTGGATCTACATTTGAAAATGATGCAACAGATGCTGGAATAGAATTTACTTTAGCAGGAACATTTAGATATGCTAACTCTAACACTGCTTGGGGTACAAATAATGCTGTAAAAAGTGCTTACCCTCCTATTACACCAAACACACATTTAAACATTTGGGTAGCAGAAATTGGTGGTGGTATCTTAGGATATGCTCAATTTCCTGGAGGAAACTCTGCTACAGATGGTGTTGTAATTTCACCTCAATACTTCGGTACAACAGGATATGTTTCTGCTCCTTTTAATAAAGGTAGAACAGGTACACATGAAGTTGGTCATTACTTAAACTTACGTCATATTTGGGGAGACGGTAGATGTCGCCAAGATGATTTTGTTGTAGATACACCTAGTTCTGATGGACCAAATTATGGGTGTCCAACCTTTCCTACTGTAAACTGTAAAACAACAGATATGACAATGAACTACATGGATTATACTGATGATGCTTGTATGTACATGTTTACAGATGGTCAAAGAAATAGAATGAGAGCATTATTTAATAATGGTGGTGCTAGAGCTTCTTTAATCGGTAACTAA